From Sphingomonas sp. PAMC26645:
CATGAACAGGCTCCGTCTAGTCGGCATGCTTCCGCCTACCTCTTCTGGACCGTCAGTCTCTGTATTGTGGTTCTCCAAGCATCAATCGATCGTCCTGCGCCGTTCTTCGCGTCCGCTGATGCCCGATCGTGCAAAGCCGCGGGATCATACTTAGGTTTGGGTCATGTCGAAAACCGACCCCATGCCTGAAACTGCCGGTTTGCCATTGACGATTTGGGTGTCTCGTCCCGCAAGCGTCGCCTATTGATGACGAACTCTATCAAGGCGCGGTTCAAGGATGATAAAATTCGTGCCCACGCGTGCACCAGCATTGCAAATAGCCAAGTTGATCACCAAGGCCGTCGGCAGCTTGCCCTAAGGCGATGTCGGTACGCCCCAACCCGTTCCAGACATCAGCGCGGGGTTGTCATCGCCCCCCCGTCCGACACGCGCGGTACGCTTTAACTAGGTCGGGTATTCGTCGGCGGCGGGCATCGACAGCCAGCATCAAGCGGCCAGCGATGCTTCCTTTTCGACCGCAGCGCGCCCAAGTTGGGCCAGAAGCTGTTCATGCGCGAGCCAGAAGCCGTCAGGTGCTTTTTTGGCAAGGTCGATCCAGAGCGGGCCCCGCATCGTCTCTTCGGTCCAGAGGTGACATCCGCCTCCGGTCGGCGTGATGATCCACGCGTGATACGCCACCGATTCCAGGGACGTCTTGGAGTGGCCACCCCAGGCGATGCGCTTGAACGGCTCGAATTCCTGGACCGATGCCGCGACGTCCTGGCCGGCGAAGCTCGTTTCGAACTCCGTGCCGAGGCACAGCGTTTCATGTCCATTCAACAGTTCGACGTGCCTGATGCTCGGGTAAAAAGAGGGCCAGGCCTCGGTATCGACGAGAAGCGACCAGATCGTTTCAGGCGAAGCCGCGACTTCGAGTTCGTTGGTGAAGTGGATTGGGCACCGACTGGGAACCATGTCCTCGGGCCATTTGATAATTTCGAACATCGCACATCTCCGCGTTGGCGAGGGAAGGGTCGTCGCATGAGCGGCGCGGCCGCGGAGTCGCGACCGGCCGGCCTAGCGGCTTGCCGTCATTCGAACTTGACGAGATCCTGGAAGTTCAGCGGCCCCCAGGTTTTGCCGCGCGCCTGCACGAGCGTACCGCCGTCGGAAACGGTACCCAGGCTGACGGGGGCGAACCCGAGTTTCTCGATCAACTCGACCACCGGCTTCGTCGCGCCCTCGTCGTCGTCGCTCGAGAAGAAGATGACGCGTCGGCCGCCATTGACCGCGGGGTCCTTGGCGAGAACCGGTGCGGCAAGATGGTTGAAGGCCTTCACGAGCTTCGCGCCGTTGAACGCCTTGGCGACTACGACGGAAGCGGGGAGGTTGTCCATCTCCTCGGGCGTGAAGCCATAGGCGTTGGTCACATCGATAATCGTCTTGCCCGCCCAGTCGGGGGCCGCTTTGGCGACATCGCGGTGCGACCAGAACGGCACCGCGAGCAAGACGATGTCTGCCGTGATCGCGTCACTGAGCGATTTGGCAACGACCGTCGCGCCGATTTCTCTGGCTTTGTCGGCGATGGCTTCGGGCGGGCGTGTCGTTGCCACTGCCACCTCGATGCCCTTGCGCGCGAACATTCCCGCGAGCGCCTGGCCGACTTGACCGAAACCGATGATTGCATAGCTCATAAAGTATCTCCTGATCGACCCGAAATGAGAAGGGCCGGTTGAAACGGGATGCGCCGCCGCCGCGGGCCGGGAGGGAGTAGCGTTACGGGCAGGCGAGTCCGTGGCGCCGTGGAGGCACGGCCAACAAGGGGGCGACCGGTCGGTTCGAGATATCCGGAGTCCTCACGCCGCGGATCCGGGCAGGCCGCTGACGGTCGGGGCGCCCCGGTCGCGGACCGGCGTGATGTCGCGACGCTGCAACGCCCAAGCCGCAATCTCGTCCTTGCGAGCGAACCAGACTCCGGGCTTGGAGCGCGCGTAGGCGAGGAAACGATCGAGCACACGGACGCGGTTGGCATGCCCTGAGATGCGATCGTGGAGACCGATCGCCATCATCCGGCGGCGATGTGCGCCTTCCTCGTAAAGTTGGTCGAACTCGTCCTTGAGAGCCTGCTCGTAAGCGGACGGGTTCCAGCCTTCGAAGGTGTAGGACGCGATGTCGTTCATGTGCAGCGTGTAAGGAACGGTCACGAAGTCACCCCCCTTCAGCTTGATGATGAACGGCTCGTCGGCGCTGGGTTCATCGATGTGGTATTTGAAACCCAGGCTCTGGAGTATGTCGAACGTGTTCGGTGAGTTGCGGACGTAATATGCGTTCCAGCCGACAGGAGTCTGGCCGGTGGCCTTCTCGATGCTTTCGACACCGTCAGCGATGAATCGCCGCTCGGCATCGCGATCGAGCTGATAGCTGTTCTCCCAGGTGTGGCCGTGGGCCGCAGCTTCATGGCCGCGCGTGACAATCTCGCGTGCGAGATCGGGCGCCTTGTCGACCGCCTGACCGATCATGAAAGAGGAAAGCCTGACCTGGTGCTTGTCCATCAGGTCGAGGATCCTGGGAATTCCCTCATACACGCCGTACTGGAACGCCCCGTTGGTCGCCATGTCTGGAAGCCCCTTCTGCATGGGCTCCTGGAGAAAACCGGGCGCTCCTGAGATCGGTTGTCCACCGCCCTCGAACATGAGCGAGAAGCTTACCGCGAGGCGAGCGCCGTCCGGCCAGAACGTATCAGATGGGATCATTGCGGTTTCCTTCGCACAAGCGGCCGGCGAGACGGTCGGGGCGCTACGCCGCCTAACGGCACGCCGCCGCTGGTTGAGGTCGTTCAACCCGGATATGCTGGTCATGTCCGCCATGACGCCCTCCGGATTGCCATTGCCGGCATCATCGCCGCGGGCCACGCCTTGTGGAGTCGAGGTCAGATCTGGGCAAAGCCCCCGTCGATGACGAGTTCGATGCCCGTGACGAACGCGCTGTCGTCGGATGCGAGGTAGAGTGCCGCGGCCGCGATATCCTCCGCTCGACCGTTTCTCCCCAGTGGCGTGAGGGCGATCATCTTCTCGAAATAGGCGTCGCCGTCTTCTTTCGAGAGACCCGCATGCTTGGCGATCGGCGTCTCGATGTTGCCTGGACTGACCGCATTCACGCGGATCCGACGGTCCTTCAAATCCACCGTGAGCGTGCGAGCGAGCGAGCGGATCGCCGCTTTGGTCGCGGAATAGACGCTGAAGGCGGGCGCGCCCTTGTAGCCGGACACGGACGCTGTGAGGATGACGGAGGCGCCGTCGCGCAGGACCGGCAGCAGCGTCTGCACGGTAAAGAAGGTTCCCTTGAGATTGATGCCGACTGTGCGGTCGAACTCCTCTTCGGTCACTTCCCCGAACGGCGCAAAGGTAGCGACGCCCGCGTTCGCGAAGAGAATGTCGACTCTCTCGTACGCGAGCGCGATATGGTCACGAAGGGCTGCCAGGTCGGCGCTCTTGGTAGTGTCGGCACGGAACGGATCGAGGCTCGCACCACCGCCTTCCGCTGCCGCCTGCACCGCTGCGTCGTCGAGATCGACCATCAGCACGGTCGCGCCCTCCGCAGCGAAGCGCTTGGTCGCCGCCAGGCCGATGCCGCTCGCTGCTCCAGTGACAACGGCTACTTTTCCGGTCAATTTTCCCATGTCGAAGAATCCTCTTGATGGTTGAAGATCGTTATCGCTCGGACTTGCGCCGCGGTTAGACCGGTGTGCTGCTCAGATCCCCCCGGCGCTCAGCGAGATGGAGCTATCGCCGACCGGTGTCGGAAGGTGCTTTGGAGACCGGCATGGATGCCGCCAACATTGCGCGACAACGGCGTGCCGCGCCGGGATTGAGCCCAACGGACTGATCAGGCTGCCTCGGCTTCCGCCTTGAGAGCTAGCTTTTCGACCCAATCCTGATGATATTTGTATAGTCCGCCGGGGTTCTTCTCGCCTAGTAGTTCGAGGAAAAACGGGCCCTGCTGCGTCTCCTCGCTCAGAACGTGACACCCGGTTTCGGTCGGTGTGATCACCCAGCCATGATAGGCGCTTGACCCCGTCTCATCGCCGTCGACCGTGGTGGCCCAGGAGATCCGGCGGCCGGGGACGTACTCCGTGACCTCCAGGCTCATGGGATACCCAACCGTGACGCGCGTGTATCTGGTGCCGAGTGCCAGTTCGGGCTCACCGGTCAGGATCTTGACCTTGTCTTCATGGGGAAAATAGTCCGACCAGTTCTCGGCATCGACCAACAGGCTCCACACCACCTCCGGCGGGGCGTTCACATCGATATCGTTCAGCGCGTAAATTGCCGATTTATCGGGGCCGTAACGCTCAGGCCATTTTACATGATCGTACATAACATCATCCCGATCTGAAGGTTTTAGTCTGAAGACTTTGGGGTTTCTCGCCTGCGGGAATTCGCATCTGGAAAGAACAGTCGACGATCTCGTCACCCCGTTCGATGTCCATACAGGCAGCGCTTCACCGCCAGCTTATCATTGATCAACTCGCAGCATCGGCGCGGTTGCGACAGCCCAGCCTGATCGATCGTTCGAAGCCGCCACCCCGTGCCTACAAACCTGATCACCGCCTATTCCTACATGCGTACTCGACCATGGGCATCACGAAGGACGAAACGATTCACGTGGGCATGGGCCAGTTCACCGACCTGAAGGTTTGCCAGGAGCTTGGCATCCGGTCCGTCTGGATCGACCGGGACCGTGAGCCTCTCAACCCCGCTTGGCAGCCTGACGCCGTACTGAAGGATCTCTCTGGACTACCGGACCTACTGCTTCTCTCCTGAAGACGCTGGCTCGCGAATTGGTCATCGAGGAATGCCCATCGCTTTCCCCGTAAAGGAACCACGATCGAGACGGAGAGGAATTTCGCCGTGATCACCGCCCGTTTCCTGTGGCGCCGCCCAAACGGAGTGGGAGACGCAGGATAAACCGGGAATGGGGCGCTGGGCCCGCTTCATCTAACTCGCGAAATGTCGCACATGGGTGCCGTCCAGGCCGGGCTTTTCGGTCTCAGTTTCGTATCGATCGCCCTCGCCCCGGGTCCCTGCGCCGCGATCCCTACGGTCCCGAGCCCAACCCGATCGTTCAGGCCATCCACCACCGCGAGCAACCGGGCCCAAACGGATCCTCTACGCCGAAGAAGCCGCTCTAGGCAGTTGCGCTCTGCCGTGTTCTCAGCCGGCGGTGCAGGTAGTTGTCATAGAAACCTGCAATCTGAGACAAAAGCTTGAGGTCAGCAATGATAAGCGTCCCGACCCCCAGTTCCAGCGCGCCCGCCGCACGCAGCTTTCGAACCAATCGATTCACATGAACCGGCGTCATGCCCACGGCGTCAGCGAGCATAATCTGGGTGAATGGCATGACGATGCTTTCTTCAGTAGCGATTCCGATGTTCCGCATGCGGAAGCACAACTCGCACAGGAGATGAGCGACACGCTCGAGGCTCGTCCTCCGCCCCATGCTTACGATTGTCGCACGGAGTACGCCCGCGTCGACCAACTGGCTCCACCAAAATGCCTTGGCCAGACTGGGGCGGACCTCGACGAGCTCCTCCATTTGGTCACGAGGGATCGTCGCTACCTGAGCTTCGGTGATGGTACCGATGCTGTGGTCCATCTCGGCCAGAACGGCGACGTGGATATCACAGAAGTCGCCGGGCATTAGGAAGGATATGATCTGACGGCTACCGCCGGGCAGAATTTTGTAGCTGCACGCCCATCCGGACAAGATAACGAATACAGGACCCGGCCTGTCACCTTCGTGGATCAGGTCGTAATCCGCCGGGAGCTTGCGAGAACGAACACAGGCCTTCTCTAGCAAGGCTTCGTCTAATGAAGAAACCGGCGCATATCCGCGCAACTTTTCAACGAATGCGTTTGCCATCGTTGGCCTTTCCCTTCCGTCCGCATTGGCAGGAGAATTGCCGTCGATCACTCAATTACCTATTGTAATATAGCTATACGATCATCTACAAGTTGTAAACCGAACCCTGCGTGACGCGAGGCGGCGGATGAAGGAGTTGATGGCTTGGTCAGAACTCCACTCCACAGCGGCGTTGCCGCTAATCGGCGTGCAGACCGGTTTGCGCGGCTTTTCGGCAACACGCGGGATGAAACATGTGATCGACGCGTGCCAGTTGAAATGCTGGCTCCGGTCCAGAAACCTTCCTGCGAGGTCATCACGGTCGCAGGCGCCGCGCCGGGGCGGAGGGAATATCCGCAGATGGCGGCGAACCGCCTTGCCACCAGGCGGAGGGCGTTTACGGCAACCCGGGTGGCGGATTGCCTCCAGCGACATCGCGACGTGCAGATCGTCATCGCGGTGGTCGTCACCAGCGACGGTGTCGACCACCGCGATGCCCATCAGTTCGGCTTCACGCCAGGATGGCGCTCGAGACGATCACATATCTCGACGCCTCCGCCTTCCAACGCGATACGCGCATGCTTGCGAAGTCGGCCGAGAGGGGCTCGACCGGACACATTCTGGTTTGCTCGGTTCAGCCGAACCCTCATCCGGTTCGCGAGCGTCGTCGTCGGTGTACGCCTTGTGAATAGGATACGACAACATGACCCGTCTGCCCGGACGCACGTTCAACGTCGCCATTCCGAGTTCCACCGACGGAGTGATCGGACGCGGAATGGCGACTTCGTTACTGCCATCGCTGATCCTGCGTCGGCTACGTCGCGTTCAAAGTGGGATCGACGAATCCTCGTCGCGCCAAGCGCCATCATGAACAGCCGAGACCTACCGGGTCGGGACGGTCAGCACCCATCAGCTCGGGTCGAGAGGATGCCGATGGAACGGCCATCGAAGGCACAAGGGCAACCATAACATGCGATCACCAAGTGCGTTGAACATGCTGGCGGCGATGAGCCTGGCGCTGTGCATTTTCGCGTTCGATGCGTTGAGTCCGCTTCAAGGCGCGGTTGCCGTCCTTTACACGACCGTCGTCCTGATAGCGGCACGCAGCCATCTCGGCCTGCTGATCTTGGCGTCCGGCGTTGTCTGCGCGCTTCTGGCGGTCCTCGGCTACTTCGTCAGCCATTGGGGCGTCGCACAGCAAGCTCCGGCCGTGCGCCTGACGGTAAGTCTGATCGCCATCGGAATTACGACTGTCCTTTCGTATCGCAATCAAGTCGTTGCCGAACAGGGCAGTCGGTCGGATGCCCGTTACCGAAGCATCTTCGATGCTGCAGCCTTTGCTATTTGGGAATCGGATTGGTCGGCAGCGTTTGTCCTGTTGGAGGACGGGGGCGAGCCGAACGAGGAACTTCTCACGCAAGCGTTGGAGGCAGCGTTCGTCAGCGACGCCAACCTGGCTGCAGCTAAGCTGTTCGGCTTCGCGTACGAGGATGAGCTCATTGGTAGAAACATATACGACCTATACACGCCGAGCGCGGTCGCTGCTGCGGTACGAATACTCGCGGCGTTCAAACGCGGAGGACATATCGGCGAAGAGGAGGTGCGGTTCAAAACCATCACCAATGGCAGTGTCGACGTAGTCCTGCGTGTATCTCGTCCCTCGGACTCCGGCTCATGCAAGAAAGTTATCATCATGGCGCTGGACGTGACTGAAAGAAATCATGCCCGCGCTCGACTTGAAAAGTCACAGACGGAACTTCTGCATGTTTCGCGTGTGACTACTCTCGGACAGTTGGCGGCGTCGATTGCTCATGAAGTCAACCAACCTCTCTCAGCCATCATAACGTACGTCAGATCCGGCATGCGGTGGCTGGCCCGCGAAGCACCCGAGGCGGCTGAGGTGTCCGACTGCCTGAACCATATAGAGAAGAATAGTTTGCGCGCGATCGAAGTAATCGACCGCGTACTATCGCTCGCACGCAAGAATGATGGCGTGCAGGAGGGCATCGATCTCGGTGCGTTGATTGACGATACCTTGAAGTTGATGGATGCCAGCCTCAAGGCGAGCCACGTCAGCGTCCACGTCACGGCTCCGCTGGAGCTTCCTGCAGTGACCGGAGACCGGATACAGTTTCAGCAGGTTCTCATGAACCTTATCCTGAACGCAACTCAGGCAATGAGCGAGGCGCTCGAAGGGCAGCGTAGTCTTTGTCTGGATATCGAAATTGAAGGCGACGATCTCGTTATGGAGGTAAGTGACTGTGGCACAGGAATCGCGGGGGATCTCGAAGAATTGTTCAACCCGTTCTTCACGACGAAACCCGACGGAATCGGGATGGGACTTTCGATATGCCGGGCCATTGTCGAACGCCACGGAGGTCATTTGTCAGCAAAAAACAACAATCGGGGCGGTGCAACATTCGTTCTTCGCCTGCCTGCTTCACCCGCTGAACACCGGGTGTTCGCATGAGCGAGCGAAGCGAAGATGTCCCGGTTCGCATTGTCGCCGGAGATGCGGGTGAGTTCACCGAACTCACCCGGATGCGCGATCAGGGAGCGACGCTGTGACGATCGCAGAGGGACAGGATTGCTGCGTCTGTGTCGTCGACGACGACGTGGAGATCCTGGGATCGATCGGAAGCCTGTTCAGGTCCGTCGGCGTTCAGGTAGCGTTGTTCGATAGCACCGACGCCTTTTTGCGAGCGGCGCCGCCTACTATGCCGTCCTGTCTCGTACTGGATGTCAGACTGCGTGGCGAGAACGGTCTCGACTTCCAGGAGCGCCTCGCTCGCGACGGCATACACATTCCCGTCATACTAATCACAGGCCATGGCGACATTCCGATGACTGTCCGTGGAATGCGAGCCGGCGCGATAGACTTTCTCGTGAAGCCCTTTTCCGACGAACAGGTTTTGGCGTCCGTCGCGGTTGCGATCGAGGCGGACCGTACGCGCCGTGCGGCGGACGAAAGAGCGGCGATAGTCGCGAGCAAATTCGACTCTCTTACGCCGCGGGAACAGGAGGTGATGGCATTCGTGGTTACCGGTCTGATGAACAAGCAGATTGCCGCGCGGATGAACCTGTCGGTGATCACCGTGAAGATTCATCGTGGAAACATGATGCGCAAGATGGACGCGCAGTCGTTCGCCGATCTCGTCAGGATGGGTGAGCAGCTGGGCGTTCGGGACGCAAGCATCCGTCGATATGGAGATCAAGCGTGATGCGGATCTTCATTCCGTCTGGCCGTCCCTCCCGAGGTCTCATCTGCGAACGAGAGCGCCGCAGCGTCGGCTTCGATGCCGGCCATGGCGCACATGCTCGGGAACGACGCGGACGACGAAGTTCGGCATCGCCAGAGGCGGAGCGAACTTTGTTGTCCGCGTTGCGTACCCCCCCTCTTTCTTCCGTGCCCCCATCTCAAGGTGCAGGCGCGAGCGGTGCGCATTCTCTGCCGCGATCGAAGGCGTACACATGAAGCCTGGAATGAAGTTCCGCTCGATCGCGCTATTCCGGCAGCTTGGTCCGGGCCTCGTCACCGGTGCGGCCGACGATGATCCCAGCGGCATCGCCACCTACTCGCAGGCGGGAGCGCAGTTCGGCTTCCAGCTTCTATGGACGATGGTGCTGACCTATCCGCTGATGGTCGCCATCCAGCTCGTGGCCGCTCGTATCGGGCGGGTGACCGGCAATGGGCTAGCCAGGAACATGCGTGAGATCATGCCGCGATGGCTAGTGATCGCTCTCGTCGGGATCCTTTTCGTCGCGAACACGATCAATATCGGAGCCGACATCGCCGCGATGGGCGACGCTGCGGAACTAATGGTCGGCTCGGGCGGGCATGCCTTCACGATCATGTTCGCGGTGGGATCCCTGCTGCTCCAGCTTTTCGTCCCGTATCGTCGCTATTCCAGCTTGCTCAAATGGCTCACGCTCGTGCTGCTCAGCTATCTGGCGGTTCTGCTTACGGTGAAGATCGACTGGGTCGCGGCGTTGCACGGACTCGTAGTGCCTACCATCCCGAGCAAGACCGCCGTCGTGACGATCGTGGCGATCTTCGGCACTACGATCAGCCCCTATCTGTTTTTCTGGCAAAGCGCGCAGGAGGTCGAGGCGATAAACAACGATCCCGATCAGACCTGTCTGAGAGACTCGCCCCAATATGCGAAGGCACAGTTCTCGCGCCTGCGCATCGATACTCTCGCCGGCATGGCGATATCGAACGTCGTGGCCATCGCCATCGTGATAGGCACCGCTACGACTCTGAACCAAGGCTCCGGAACGCAGATAGACTCCGCTGCCGATGCCGCCAAGGCGCTTGCACCCGTCGCCGGGCGTTTCGCATCCGTGATATTCAGCCTAGGGATCATCGGCACCGGACTGCTGGCGGTTCCGGTACTCGCGGGCTCTACCGGCTACGCGGTCGGCGAGGCGCATGGCTGGAAGACGGGGCTCGAGAACAAGCCGCTCCAGGCGATCGGGTTCTATTCGGTCATCGCGGTTTCGACGCTGCTGGGGATCGGCATCGACTGGTCGCCGCTCGATCCCTTCAAGGCCCTGTTCTGGAGCGCGGTCCTCAACGGTGTCGCGGCGGTGCCGTTGATGGCGGCGATGATGATGGTCGTCACGCGTCGTCAGCTGATGGGCGGGTTCATCGCAGGCAGATCCCTGTTCGCGCTCGGCTGGACGGCAACCGCAGTCATGGGCGTTGCGGCAGTGGCTATCGCTTTGGCGTAGGACGACGGTTGCACTACGGTCGCAAGATGGGCTGAGATGGAGAAGAGCCATCAGTGCCTCGTTCGCTTATCGAATCCAGGATCAGGCTTAGAAGGCCGTCCGGACTCAACGGCTTCTTCAGAAACGCCACGGCGCCGCCGGCAAGCGCCTGATCGCGTGCGACCTGGGTCGGGTAGGCCGTCATGAAGATCGTGGGACGGGTGTATCCGCGACGGTTCATCTCGTCCTGGAGCTGAAGGCCTGACATCCCCGGCATGTGCACATCAGTCACGATGCAACTGACCTCTGCCAGTTTCTCGGCCGCGAGAAGATCCTCGGCGCGCTTGAACTTTAGGCCGACCATGCCCGCGGATCGGACCAGGCTGTCCAGACTCCCTCTGACTCCGGGATCGTTGTCGACGATCGCTATGATGGGCAGGTCGGTCAGTTCATACTCCCGGTCGCCTCACGCCTCTCAGGTTGTTTCACCGATATGCAGATGGCTGCAGCATGTCGCAATCATACGTAAACGTTATATCGAGGAACGGTCTTGCACCGCGCCCCACTTCGCCACGCCGTTCTGGCGATGTTCACCGTGGATCGGCGTGGCGAAGGGCTTTGAGGCCCACCTTTCGACGAACGTCGATTTGTCCTAAACCATGCCGGCGGTCAGGTAGATCGCCGCCGCCAGCGTCACCGCGCTGACGATCGTGCTGGCGATCAGCGTCGTGCCTACCACCTCGGACTTGATCCCGAAGCGCAGCCCGAACAGGATGCCGAAGAAGCCCGCCGGCAGAGCCGCGAGGACGATCGCCTCACGCGCGATCAGCGCCGGCACGGCGAACAGGAGCGCCAGCGCGGCGGCGATCAGCGGATGCGCGACGTTCGACAGCAATGTCTGGATGCCGACGCTCGGTCCGAAACGAAGCTTCTGCGCGGAGACGATGAGGCCGGTCAGGAAGAGCCCTGCCCCCCCGCGACCTGGCCCATCAACGTGAGTGATCGATCCAGAGGATCCGGTAGTTCGATACCGGTCAGCACGAGAGCGACCGCCACGGCCGGAGCGATCACCAGCGGTTTGCGGAATGCCTTCGCCAGTGCGGGGCCGATCCCGTGGTCGCCCGGCGTCTCGGCAGTCCTTTCGAGTATGACGAGCGTGATCGGCGACATCACTACCGCACCGCAGGCGATCGCCACAGCGACCGATACCAACTGGTCGGCGCCGAGCAGAGCCGCGATCAGCGGCAAACCGGCCGAGGCGTAGTTCGGCAGCGAGGTCGTCAGCGCCTGCACCGACGCCTCACCCGACGATGCCTTGAACAGTGTTCGAGCCATCCAGTACGTGAGCGCGAACAGTATCAGCATCGAAAGCGACAGTATCGCCGCCAGCGGCAACTGCGCTACGAGCGTCGGCCGGGACGCCCGAACTACAGTGACGAAGATCGACGTCGGGACGGCGAAGTCCATCACGAGGGCGTTCAATTCGGCGACATGGCCATTGTCGACATCGCGAGAACGGCCTGCGAAATATCCAAGCGCAGTGCCGAAGAACACGGGCAGCAACGCGTTGAGGATTATCATCAGCACGGCTTCATCCTAACCATTGGCGCACGCCTTCGAGGCTGCGGAAGTCGTCGAAGGCGCGAGCGCGAAGCGAAGGGAACGAAGTGCGGACCATCGATACCAGTGCGGTCCCCGGTCCGAGTTCGAGCACGGTATCGACCCCTGCCTCGACCATCGCCGCCAGCACGGCCGCCCAGTCGATCATCTGACCAACCTGGGAAGCAAGGATCGTAATGCCTGTCGCGGGATCGAATATCGGCGCGCCATCGATCGCGCTCAGCAGCGTCGTGCCGCGTCGTGGACGGTTCGTCGGAATCGCTGCCAGCGCGCTGGCGAACGGAGCCACTGCAGCGCGCAATGCCGACGTGTGCGAAGCGATGTGCACTGCGAGAAGACCCGTTCGCGCCGCGCCGGCAGCGCTAGCGTCCGCGCACAGCCGAAACAGGTCGGCCCGCTGGCCGCCTACGACGAACAGGAGGTCCGGGTCGATGATCGCTATCTCGCAGTCGTGGCGCGCGGCAAGCTCAGCGACTGCGCCGCGGGCTAGCCCCCGGACAAAGCCGAGACCGGCGTCACCTGCGCTGGCGGCGTCCATCGACTCCGCGCGTGCCCCGACCGCCGTCAGCGTCGCATCGACGTCCCACACCCCAGCGATCCCCCATGCGGCCATTTCGCCAACGCTGTAACCCGCGACGACGATGCGTTCGGGGAGGACGTCAAGAAGGCAGGCATGGGCCGAGAGCGCCTGCGTCACGCATAGTATCTGGCTGGCACGGTTGGCGAACAGCCGATCGCCCGCAGAGGTGACGAAGCTGCGCGGATCGTCGCGGAGCACTTTGCTGGCCGCAGCGAACACCGGCGCCGCGGCTGGCGCATCGCGCGTCGACCGGAACATTTCCGCCGACTGGAGACCTTGCCCGGAACATAGCAGAGCCAGCTTCATGGCCCGACCATGCGGACGAACAAGGCCATCGCGAGGAGATCGGCGCAGCCGCCAGGGCTGAGATTGCGCTCGACGAAGTCCCTGTGGATCGCGATCGCCTGTCTCCTCCAATCCCGCTGCCCGACGCCGCCCCGCTCGATGAAGCCGGTCGCGGCGATCCGGGCGGCACGGGCCCCGTCAGCGCCGCCGCGATGGAACAGGTTCGTGTCGTCGACGGCCGCGATCAGCGCCATGCACGCCTGGACACGAGCGGGTTCGGCGTCACCCGCCAGCGTACCGCCCTCGTCGAGCGCAGGCAGAGCCACCCGGTACACCGAAGGAAAGCCAGCGGCCGCCTCGGC
This genomic window contains:
- a CDS encoding AEC family transporter, translating into MTHVDGPGRGGAGLFLTGLIVSAQKLRFGPSVGIQTLLSNVAHPLIAAALALLFAVPALIAREAIVLAALPAGFFGILFGLRFGIKSEVVGTTLIASTIVSAVTLAAAIYLTAGMV
- a CDS encoding divalent metal cation transporter, with amino-acid sequence MKPGMKFRSIALFRQLGPGLVTGAADDDPSGIATYSQAGAQFGFQLLWTMVLTYPLMVAIQLVAARIGRVTGNGLARNMREIMPRWLVIALVGILFVANTINIGADIAAMGDAAELMVGSGGHAFTIMFAVGSLLLQLFVPYRRYSSLLKWLTLVLLSYLAVLLTVKIDWVAALHGLVVPTIPSKTAVVTIVAIFGTTISPYLFFWQSAQEVEAINNDPDQTCLRDSPQYAKAQFSRLRIDTLAGMAISNVVAIAIVIGTATTLNQGSGTQIDSAADAAKALAPVAGRFASVIFSLGIIGTGLLAVPVLAGSTGYAVGEAHGWKTGLENKPLQAIGFYSVIAVSTLLGIGIDWSPLDPFKALFWSAVLNGVAAVPLMAAMMMVVTRRQLMGGFIAGRSLFALGWTATAVMGVAAVAIALA
- a CDS encoding AEC family transporter, translating into MIILNALLPVFFGTALGYFAGRSRDVDNGHVAELNALVMDFAVPTSIFVTVVRASRPTLVAQLPLAAILSLSMLILFALTYWMARTLFKASSGEASVQALTTSLPNYASAGLPLIAALLGADQLVSVAVAIACGAVVMSPITLVILERTAETPGDHGIGPALAKAFRKPLVIAPAVAVALVLTGIELPDPLDRSLTLMGQVAGGQGSS
- a CDS encoding response regulator gives rise to the protein MTIAEGQDCCVCVVDDDVEILGSIGSLFRSVGVQVALFDSTDAFLRAAPPTMPSCLVLDVRLRGENGLDFQERLARDGIHIPVILITGHGDIPMTVRGMRAGAIDFLVKPFSDEQVLASVAVAIEADRTRRAADERAAIVASKFDSLTPREQEVMAFVVTGLMNKQIAARMNLSVITVKIHRGNMMRKMDAQSFADLVRMGEQLGVRDASIRRYGDQA
- a CDS encoding response regulator, with translation MTDLPIIAIVDNDPGVRGSLDSLVRSAGMVGLKFKRAEDLLAAEKLAEVSCIVTDVHMPGMSGLQLQDEMNRRGYTRPTIFMTAYPTQVARDQALAGGAVAFLKKPLSPDGLLSLILDSISERGTDGSSPSQPILRP